The following DNA comes from Simkania negevensis Z.
TCGGTATTTTTGAACACTTCGAGTAAATTATCGGCCCAGGGAAAGTTTTGAGTTATCGACATTGCAAATTCAGGAACGTAATCTAAGTGTGTGTGTAAAAGAAGATCGTGCGTTTGGGCGTAGTGAGCGGCTTGTCGTAGCAGTTGCTCTGAACAAGTGACCGCAAAACGGGGATTGATTGAAACTTCAAGTTCACCTCTTTTATGCCAGGATCTTAAATGGGTATCCAATTGCTCAAAAACATGATTGAGATCGGTTTTCAAATGAGGAGGACTATTAATATCCATCAAAACCTGTCCTACTATTGCCCGCAGACCAGACTGGTGTGCTTCTTGAAATACTTTTGTTGTGGCTTGAGCAGAGCTTGTGACAAAGGTCGCCATGCATGTTGTTCCTTGTGATAAAGCCTGCTGAAAAAAGGTACGCGAGAGAAAGGCGGCAAATTCCAGATCTTGATTAAAGTGGATTTCTTCGGGAAAGACATATTTTTCAAGCCAGTCTCCGATGGCAAGGTCACATGCTCCAACTATGGGATACTGGGAGAGATGATTGTGGGTGTCAATGAGGCCAGGTAAGATTAAAGCACCATTTGTATCGATCACCTGATGATTGACCGGTTCTTGCAACTGACCAATGTTTAAAATAGTACCCTCTTGATCATAGGTTATTGCTCCTTTTTCAAGAGTGAGAAAGTCTCCTGAGTCAAGAGGTGAAATCAGAGTCCCTAGTACTGATGTGGTATGAGCCATCTCCTTAGTCCATCGATCATTGAGTTTTTTGTTTGAATAGGAGAATGCGAATTTTTTTTCTACTCCCAATTCCTCATGTTGCAAATTTATATGGATTGACTACTTAGGTGACTGAACTCTGGAGTTCTTTCACTCATTCTCAGGGATTTTTCTCTTTCTTCTCAGTCTTTTTGCCTTGAGACTAAGCAAAGCAAACCTAGAGTTCAGGTTTAAGAAGGTTTTGTTAGATTTGAAACAAAGGGAAAATGGTTAAAATCGATGATTACTTAATATGTTTATAATTAATAAGATATGAAAAAATCTGCCCAGCTTGTTGACATGTAATGTTGTAATGGTGTAACATTACAGTATAACAAAGAGAGAATCTTATGGATGAAGATGGTTGGAAGCGATTTATTCGCCTCTGCTTAAAAGCCAAAACCCCTGAGATGCTAAATAGCCTTTTCCACGTTTTTTTGACGCCTGAAGAAAGAGTGGATCTTTCTAAGCGGATCTTGATTGTACAAGAGCTTTTGAATGGTGAAAAAACGCAAAGGGAAATGGCCAAAGATCTTCAAGTGAGTATTGCAAAAATCACGCGGGGATCGAATGAGCTCAAGGGAATTGATGAAAAGTTAAAACAGTTTTTGAAAAGAAGCCTCTAAATTGATATGGGTAAAACATGTTTACAAGTTTGAGTTTATCTCAGTTCCAAAAGCTCGCCGAAAAAGGCAAACGGGTCGCAGTATTTAAAGAGTTTTCCTCCGATCTCATCACTCCGATGACCGCGCAACAAGCTTTAGCGCACGATGAAAAAGAGCTCATTATGCTTGAGTCTGGTGAAAAGTCGAGAGTTGTTGGGCGTTATTCCCATATTGGATTCAATCCGATTGCAGAGATCCGCGCTTACGGCAAGTCATCAATAGTGCGTGAAAATCAAGAGCAGTACACCTATGAAGGAGATCCCTTTCAGCTTTTAAGAGAGCTTCATGAAAAGTACAAGTGTGTTTCAGAAAGAGATTTGATTGGTTTGGCAGGTGGGGCAACGGGATATGTTGCCTACGATGCGATCCGCTATGTAGAAAAGATTCCTGATTCGCATGAAGATCAGCGGGTGATGCCCGATCTCTTTTTTCAATTTTTTAAACATAGCATCACTTTTGATCACTTTAAAGGGGTGGCGCTCATCGTAACTGTTGTGGAAGCAAAAGGGGATTTAGAAAAGGTCTACGCTGAAGCAATCGATGAAATCGATCGGATTCATGAGCGAGTCATAGAACCTCCAGAGATTCCCAAGAAGGAAAAACGAGAGGCCAAACTCGATGTGAAAATCATTCCGGATGACGAAGAGTTTAAAAAGATCATCTTGAAGGCCAAAGAGTACATTAATCAAGGAGATGTCTTTCAAGTGGTTCCTTCTAGACGTTTTCAAGTGCCACTAACCGTTTCTCCTGCTGAGTTGTACCGCTCTATGCGACTTGTCACATCCTCTCCTTATATGTTTTTCTTTCAGCAAAAAGATTTTGCTATTACTGGTGCTTCGCCGGAAAAACTTGTGAGCTTGCATGGTAAAGAGCTCGAAACGATTCCTCTTGCAGGAACACTTCCTAGAGGAAAGACTGAAGAAGAAGATCTGCAAGCGGAAAAAGATTTGCTTAATGATCCTAAGGAAACGGCAGAACATATGATGCTTGTCGACCTAGGAAGAAATGACTTAGGCATTGTTGCCAAGCCGGGCTCTGTCTATGTCAAAGAGCTCAAGGTGGTGCAACGATTTTCTCATGTGATGCACATTGCCAGTTTTATCAGAGCGGAGATTCGAGAAGAGTGTGATGCCTTTGATGCTTTAAAGGCGACGTTTCCTGCAGGAACATTAAGTGGGGCACCGAAAATTCGAGCGATGGAAATCATCGATGAATTAGAGCCCTATCGGCGTGGCCCTTATGGAGGCGCCATCTGTTTTTTTGATCATTTAGGCGGTTTAGAGTCGTGTATTGGCATCCGTATGGCTATCATTCAGAATCAAATCGCGACAATTCAAGCCGGAATGGGTGTTGTGTATGATTCCGACCCTCAAAAAGAGGCCGATGAATCGAGGCACAAGGCCCGTGGAATTTTAGAAGCCATTCGTGCTGCGGAGGCAGGAGAAATATGATCGTCATCATCGATAACTACGATAGTTTTACTTACAATCTCTACCAACTTGTCGCGAAGCATACGCATGTACGAGTGATTCGCAATGATGCCATGAGTGTCAAAGAAATTGAAGATCTGAGGCCCGAAGGTATTATCATTTCTCCTGGGCCTGGGATGCCGAAAGACGCTGGTATTTGTGTTGAGCTTTACCAAAAGCTCGAAGGGCGCATTCCGGTTTTAGGAGTCTGTTTGGGACACCAAGCTTTGGCTGAAGCCTTTGGTGGAAAGGTGGTTCATGCAGGAGAGGTGATTCACGGAAAACCTGCTACGGTTTTCCATGCGAGAAAAGATTTGTTCCAAAAGATGCCGCTCCCATTTCGAGCTGCGAGGTACCATTCGCTCATTGTTGAAAAAACCTCCCTCCCCAAGACATTTCTCATTGAGGCAGAAACCGAAACAGGAGCCATTATGGGGATGAAACATATCGAGTATCCTTACTACGGATTGCAGTTTCACCCTGAATCGATTTTAACACCTGAAGGAGAAAAGCTCATCTTAGCTTTTCTCGAAATATGTAAGGAAAATAAACGTGCTTAAACAGGTGATCGAGCAGCTTATCAATGGAGAAGATCTCACGCATGACGTTTGTGAAAAAGTGATCCATGAGATGATTTCTGGAAGAAACGAAAGTCAGATGGCTGCCTTTCTTGTTCTCATGCGTCAAAAAGGAGAAACAGCTGACGAACTGTTTGGCATTGTGAAAGCCATGCGACAAAAAATGATTCCCGTCCCTATTGAGATACCCGTGCTGGATATTGTGGGAACAGGAGGAGATCAATCCCATTCGGTTAACATTTCCACTGGAGCTTCCATTTTAGCGGCCGCGTGTGGCGTCAAAGTGGCCAAACATGGGAACCGCGCTTCTTCTTCAAAGTGTGGCTCAGCCGATGTTTTAGAAGCAATGGGCCTTCCTATCGAGCTCGGGCCAGATAAAGTAAAGGAGGCTTTAGATCAATTCAATATTGGATTCATGTTTGCTCCATTTTACCATCCGGTGTTTAAGGAAATTGCAAAAGTGCGAAAACAGCTTGGAATTCGGACCCTGTTTAATTTTATTGGCCCACTCCTCAATCCTGCCATCCCTCCTTTTCATCTTTTTGGTGTTGCAAGAAGTGAGTTGATTGACTTACTGGCCGATGTTTTGCTTTTACTTAAAACCAAACGCGCACTGATTTTTCACTGCGAAGGTTTAGATGAACTCACTCCCGTTGGTCCTTGTGATATCGTCGAAGTCACAGAAGGGAAAAAGATTCGATTCACTCTCGATCCCAAAGATTTGGGATTTCAGCGGTGCACAAAAAAAGATTTAGAAGGAGACGACCCCAAATTAAATGCTCGGCTTTTATTAGAAGCGTTTCAAGGAAAACCTGGACCGATTGCAGACACACTCATTTTAAATGCGGGAGTGGCAATTTACGTTTATGGTCTTGCAAACTCTATTGAAGAAGGAATTGAAAAAGCGCGCGAAGTGCAGCAAACTGGAAAAGCCATGGAGGTCGTTGAAAAATGGAAAACCTTTTAGAAAAGATTCTTAAGTATAAAGAGCAAGAAGTTAACGCATTGAAAGAGGAAGTAGCCGCCAATCCAGATCATCCTATCCATGAGATTTTGGACAAGGGGCGCTCTTTTAAAAAGCGTTTTTTTGAAGCGTCCTTAAAAGAGCCGGGGCTTGCTGTGATTGCAGAGGTCAAACGGAAATCTCCTTCTGAAGGAACCATTGGTGAAATTCCTTCTGCTGCAGATTTAGCAATCCTTTATGCTGAAGGAGGAGCTGCGGCGATTTCTGTTTTAACAGATGGGCCAAGTTTTGGGGGATCTCTCGCCGATTTAGAAGCCGTTCGGGAAAAAAGCCCTTTACCCTTGCTCCGAAAGGATTTCACAATAGACCCTATCCAAATAGCTGAAGCCGCGGTAAGCGGAGCCAATGCAGTGCTCATCATTGTTGCTGCTGTGAAAGATAAGACCAAGGCTCTTATTCAAGAAGCCGAAAGAATGGGGATGGAAGCGTTAGTCGAGGTAACAAATGAAGAAGAGCTCACGATTGCAGTCGCTGCTGATGCTCGGATCATTGGAGTAAACAATCGGGATCTCAAAACTTTCAAAGTTGACATTCAAACAGCTCTCAAGCTCAAATCTTTCATGCCAGACTATGTTGCTTCTGTTGCAGCTTCGGGGATTAAAGGACCTGAGGATGCAAAAAAAATGCGTGAAGCGGGCTATGATGCAATCTTGGTCGGGCAATCGATTGTCGAATCAAACGATCCTCGCTCTTACATTAAGCAGCTCCGAGGTTTAGAATGATTCTCGTGAAGATTTGCGGTATTACTGATTCCAAAACAGCTACCATTGCGATACAAGAAGGAGCCGCTTTCATTGGACTCATTTTTGAAAAGAGTTCTCATCGATATGTGACACCTGAGAGAGCCAAGGAAATTGCAGATCAGACCAAAAAAGGAGGAGCCATTCCTGTAGGAGTGTTCACTGACCATCATGCAGAAGAGATTGAAAGAATTGCCAAAGAAGTGGGTTTAGAAATGGTTCAACTGCATGGAAAAAATGCACGCCTTGCTTCGCAAAATTTGCCTCATCATTTGACCCGTTTGTTTGTTTTGCATGTCCATGCAAACGGATCGATTGAAGTGGCAGATTTAACTTCTCTTGATGAGAAACGGGATTTTCTCTTGTATGATGGAATGGTTCCAGGAAGTGGAAAGACCTTCAATTGGGAAAACTTTCACCCGAATAAGCAGTTTCGCTTTTTTCTTGCTGGAGGATTAAATGCTGAAAATGTACAACTTGCAATTAAACTGAAACGGCCGTCAGCAGTCGATGTTTCAAGTGGAGTTGAAAATCCTAAAACCAGGAAAAAAGACCCGGAAAAAATCCGTCTTTTTATCCAAAAGGTCCGAGAGGTCGCATGAAAGGACGTTATGGTACATTTGGTGGTGCTTACATTCCTGAAATCTTTGTCACTCCGATGCAAGATCTTAAAAAGATGTGGGAAACAGTCCAATCGACTCCTCAGTTTTTGGCTGAGCTCCGTCACGTTTTAAAAACCTATGCGGGGCGTCCTACTGCGCTTACAGAAATCAATCACTTTGCAAAGGCCATTGGGGGCCCTCGTATTTTCCTCAAGCGAGAAGATTTGCTCCATACGGGCGCTCACAAACTGAATAACACCCTTGGTCAATGCCTTATTGCAAAAAAAATGGGAAAAACCCGGGTGATTGCTGAAACAGGGGCAGGACAACATGGAGTAGCGACTGCGACTGCGTGCGCTTTTATGGGAATGAAGTGCGTCGTTTACATGGGGAAAAAAGATGTGATTCGCCAAGCGCCCAATGTGAAGAAAATGAAGCTTCTTGGCGCTGAGGTTATTCCTGTTGAGAAAGGGGGGCAAACCTTAAAAGATGCCATCAATGAAGCGATGCGTGATTGGTCCCAGACATACGAAGAAAGCCATTACTGTTTAGGTTCTGCGCTCGGTCCACACCCTTATCCCGAAATGGTTGCTTTTTTCCAAAAAGTGATTGGGGAAGAAGCGAAAAAACAGCTGTTAGAACAAGAAAAATGTTTGCCAGATTTAGTGGTTGCATGTGTTGGAGGGGGATCTAATGCGATTGGAATATTTGCTCCTTTTATTGAAGAGAAAAGTGTGAAACTTATTGGCGTTGAAGGAGGTGGCCATTCTAACAAGCTTGGAGAACATGCTGCTCGATTTAGTGGTGGATCGCCGGGAATTTTACATGGAACCCATTCGTATGTTTTACAAGATGAAAATGGGCAGATTGCTCCCACATCTTCGATTTCTGCAGGGCTTGACTATCCAGGAGTTGGGCCTGAGCATGCACATTTACATGAAACTAAACGGGCTGCGTATGTTTCTGTAACAGATGACGAAGCACTCGAAGCATTTAAACTTTTGTCGAAGACAGAAGGGATCATTCCTGCACTTGAAAGTGCGCACGCCCTGGCCTACGTCATGAAAGTTGCCAGTAGGTATCCCAAAGATGCTATTATCTTAGTCAATCTTTCCGGCCGGGGAGAAAAAGATCTCCCAGACCTCTTTGATAGGGGGCTTTTATGATCCGTGAACTCTTTGAAAAGAAAAAAGCTTATATTGGTTACCTCACAGCTGGGGATGGGGGACTTGAGCATACAGAAAAAATGGCCCTTGCCCTCGTTGAAGGGGGCGTCGACCTTTTAGAATTGGGCATTCCTTTTTCAGAACCCATTGCCGACGGTCCCGTCATTCAAGACGCTGTTGAGCGGGCCCTCGATGCTGGGACCACACCTCACCAGGTGATCGAACTTGTTTCTCGTTTGCGTAAGAAAATAGCTGTTCCGATTGTTTTAATGACTTATTTCAACCCCATCTTTGTTGCAGGTCAGGAATTTTTAAAAGAGGCCAAAGCAGCAGGAGTGAATGGGTTGCTCATTGTAGACCTTCCTCCAGAAGAAGCTGATGACTATTTGACATGGATGAAAGAGGCGGAGCTTGAAACCATCTTTATCGTGGCACCTTCAACACCCGAAGAGAGAATTCCTACGATTTGCAGAATTTCAACAGGCTTTATTTATTATGCTTGCCGAAAGGGCACCACCGGAATGAAAAAAGGTGTGCCAGAAGATTTACCCGAGAAAATTGCCCAAATCCGGCGTCATACTGACCTGCCCATAGCTGTTGGTTTTGGCGTTTCTTCAGCAGAAATCGCAAGAGAAATTCTCACTTATGCCGATGGATTTATTGTGGGTTCCTTTCTTGTTCAAGCGGCCCATGAGCAAACCAATCCCATAGAATTGACGAGGCTAGCAGCCTCACTTGATCCCAGGAGCTTACTATGATTATCGTATTAAAAAAAGAGACGACCTTAGCAGACTGTGAGCAGCTCATCGAAAAGCTCGAGTGGATGGGATTTGAAGCGCGTATTTCAGAGGCGCAAGGTCGGTTCTCTATTGCGATCATTAAGGGGATCGATGATTTGACCGATATTAATCTGTTCAAAGGATTGCCACACGTTGCTGAAATCGCCGATTTTAAACATCCATTTAAATTAGCGGCTCGAGAATTTCAACCCCGAGACACAGTGATTTCCATCAAAGGTATCGAAATTGGAGGGGACACACTTGCGATCATGGCAGGCCCTTGCTCGATCGAATCGAAAGAGCAGATCATGGAGTCTGCGAGAATCATTGCAAGTGAAGGGGTCCGCATTTTGCGTGGAGGAGCTTTTAAACCGCGCACTTCCCCTTACGCTTTTCAAGGGCTGGAAGAAAAAGGGCTGCAGTACATGAAAGAAGCTGCTGAGAAATACAACCTCATCACGATTTCCGAAGTAATGGACGGCGATCAAATTGAGCTTATGTCCGAGTATGTTGACATTTTGCAAATTGGTGCCCGCAACATGCAAAACTTCACCCTTCTTAAAAAGCTCGGCAACACCAAATGTGCGATTTTTTTAAAGCGAGGACTTTCTGCGACCTATCAAGACCTTCTCATGTCTGCAGAATATGTTCTCGATAGGGGAAATTCCAACGTGATGCTTTGTGAGCGGGGAATTCGCACTTTTGAAACCTATAGTCGAAACACATTGGATCTTGCAGCAGTACCAATCTTGCAGGATCTCACCCATCTTCCCATCATTGTTGATCCAAGTCATGGCACAGGCATTCGGAAAATGGTTTGTCCCATGGCACTAGCTGGCGTTGCGGCTGGAGCGGACGGTCTCATGGTCGAGATGCACCCTGAACCCGATAAAGCAGTTTCTGATAAGCAACAAACTATCAGCCCAGAAGCTTTTCGGGACATGATGCAAAAACTGCGAACTATTGGGCCAGCAGTCAACATGAAAATCCCATCTAATTAAAATATTATATATTATTAAATTATAATATTAATTCTGTTATAATTTTGTAAAAAAGATGGAAAGAAAAGGGATGATTAAAATTCAAACGCTATTTAATTTAGCTAATAAAGAGACGCAGCTCTCATTCGAGGATCAAAAGCGGCAGGATTTAGATCAGGTGGTTCAGACGTTTGCTTCACGTATTGACCCTTCATTGAATTCTGTTTTATCAATTAAAAAATTTATTTACCAAAATTACAGGGCCTCACCACTTTTCGATTTCGAAAAGCGGGAAGTCATTCATGACTCAGTCAAAACGTTTCTCACCGCGCGCTCTGGCTATCTAGAAGCCGTTTCAAATTGGGCACAAAAAAAGCTACCTGATGCGACCTCAGGTGAGCATGTTGAGTTTGTGCGCAACTCTCTACGCCAAATTGATCCCGAACTTGTCGGTGAAAAGCGGTTTGGAGAAACTGATGTGCATTTTGTCAAATTTGCCAAATGGGCCTTTTATGCGCTTTCTCGCACATTTACTTCTGATGATAAAATCGAGAAGCGCACGAGACGTTTAGATGTGTTAGAGACAAGGCATAGTCTTGAGCAGGACCGGTCAAAAGCCCTCAAGTTCTTTCAACAAGAAATGAAAGAATTTTTACCTGAGCAACCAATTACAACACTTTCTGAAGTTGCAGCTTACTTTCAAAGCCAATATGTGAACCTTTCTCCATTGGAATTAATGGAAGTTCAAGAAGAATTCACAGCATTTCAAGAGGCTAAAACATCATACTTTCATAAATTGGCACAGCTCGATCATACACTTGACGAAATTTTTGGAAGAAGTCCTTTACCTTGCACTTCTAAAGAAACTACTGAAACTGAATCAATTGAAGAAAATGTCGAGGAACCTATCGAGCTTGCTGATCGTACGATTTATAAAGGGAGTTTAGCCCAAAAGCATCTCAGAACAACTATCATCAATGCATTAACATCATCTGAAAAAGATCGAGAAATTGGAGCGTTTGT
Coding sequences within:
- the trpD gene encoding anthranilate phosphoribosyltransferase, encoding MLKQVIEQLINGEDLTHDVCEKVIHEMISGRNESQMAAFLVLMRQKGETADELFGIVKAMRQKMIPVPIEIPVLDIVGTGGDQSHSVNISTGASILAAACGVKVAKHGNRASSSKCGSADVLEAMGLPIELGPDKVKEALDQFNIGFMFAPFYHPVFKEIAKVRKQLGIRTLFNFIGPLLNPAIPPFHLFGVARSELIDLLADVLLLLKTKRALIFHCEGLDELTPVGPCDIVEVTEGKKIRFTLDPKDLGFQRCTKKDLEGDDPKLNARLLLEAFQGKPGPIADTLILNAGVAIYVYGLANSIEEGIEKAREVQQTGKAMEVVEKWKTF
- the aroF gene encoding 3-deoxy-7-phosphoheptulonate synthase: MIIVLKKETTLADCEQLIEKLEWMGFEARISEAQGRFSIAIIKGIDDLTDINLFKGLPHVAEIADFKHPFKLAAREFQPRDTVISIKGIEIGGDTLAIMAGPCSIESKEQIMESARIIASEGVRILRGGAFKPRTSPYAFQGLEEKGLQYMKEAAEKYNLITISEVMDGDQIELMSEYVDILQIGARNMQNFTLLKKLGNTKCAIFLKRGLSATYQDLLMSAEYVLDRGNSNVMLCERGIRTFETYSRNTLDLAAVPILQDLTHLPIIVDPSHGTGIRKMVCPMALAGVAAGADGLMVEMHPEPDKAVSDKQQTISPEAFRDMMQKLRTIGPAVNMKIPSN
- the trpR gene encoding trp operon repressor, whose translation is MDEDGWKRFIRLCLKAKTPEMLNSLFHVFLTPEERVDLSKRILIVQELLNGEKTQREMAKDLQVSIAKITRGSNELKGIDEKLKQFLKRSL
- a CDS encoding phosphoribosylanthranilate isomerase; amino-acid sequence: MILVKICGITDSKTATIAIQEGAAFIGLIFEKSSHRYVTPERAKEIADQTKKGGAIPVGVFTDHHAEEIERIAKEVGLEMVQLHGKNARLASQNLPHHLTRLFVLHVHANGSIEVADLTSLDEKRDFLLYDGMVPGSGKTFNWENFHPNKQFRFFLAGGLNAENVQLAIKLKRPSAVDVSSGVENPKTRKKDPEKIRLFIQKVREVA
- the trpA gene encoding tryptophan synthase subunit alpha — its product is MIRELFEKKKAYIGYLTAGDGGLEHTEKMALALVEGGVDLLELGIPFSEPIADGPVIQDAVERALDAGTTPHQVIELVSRLRKKIAVPIVLMTYFNPIFVAGQEFLKEAKAAGVNGLLIVDLPPEEADDYLTWMKEAELETIFIVAPSTPEERIPTICRISTGFIYYACRKGTTGMKKGVPEDLPEKIAQIRRHTDLPIAVGFGVSSAEIAREILTYADGFIVGSFLVQAAHEQTNPIELTRLAASLDPRSLL
- a CDS encoding anthranilate synthase component I family protein encodes the protein MFTSLSLSQFQKLAEKGKRVAVFKEFSSDLITPMTAQQALAHDEKELIMLESGEKSRVVGRYSHIGFNPIAEIRAYGKSSIVRENQEQYTYEGDPFQLLRELHEKYKCVSERDLIGLAGGATGYVAYDAIRYVEKIPDSHEDQRVMPDLFFQFFKHSITFDHFKGVALIVTVVEAKGDLEKVYAEAIDEIDRIHERVIEPPEIPKKEKREAKLDVKIIPDDEEFKKIILKAKEYINQGDVFQVVPSRRFQVPLTVSPAELYRSMRLVTSSPYMFFFQQKDFAITGASPEKLVSLHGKELETIPLAGTLPRGKTEEEDLQAEKDLLNDPKETAEHMMLVDLGRNDLGIVAKPGSVYVKELKVVQRFSHVMHIASFIRAEIREECDAFDALKATFPAGTLSGAPKIRAMEIIDELEPYRRGPYGGAICFFDHLGGLESCIGIRMAIIQNQIATIQAGMGVVYDSDPQKEADESRHKARGILEAIRAAEAGEI
- a CDS encoding amidohydrolase family protein; its protein translation is MAHTTSVLGTLISPLDSGDFLTLEKGAITYDQEGTILNIGQLQEPVNHQVIDTNGALILPGLIDTHNHLSQYPIVGACDLAIGDWLEKYVFPEEIHFNQDLEFAAFLSRTFFQQALSQGTTCMATFVTSSAQATTKVFQEAHQSGLRAIVGQVLMDINSPPHLKTDLNHVFEQLDTHLRSWHKRGELEVSINPRFAVTCSEQLLRQAAHYAQTHDLLLHTHLDYVPEFAMSITQNFPWADNLLEVFKNTDFFTPRTLFAHGTGLSESEWKELGKKHAAICHCPNSNIFWNMGLLPVTKLIDWGSIVALGTDSGGGANLSLFDIMRSASEISHILQEQKVSENKLSLQDLLRMATLNGAKALGLQDKVGSLERGKDADFIIVQDQICDPLYPNSLSSYQKPLERLGRTIFRPHPQQVKAVYIKGKKVWPI
- a CDS encoding anthranilate synthase component II, which translates into the protein MIVIIDNYDSFTYNLYQLVAKHTHVRVIRNDAMSVKEIEDLRPEGIIISPGPGMPKDAGICVELYQKLEGRIPVLGVCLGHQALAEAFGGKVVHAGEVIHGKPATVFHARKDLFQKMPLPFRAARYHSLIVEKTSLPKTFLIEAETETGAIMGMKHIEYPYYGLQFHPESILTPEGEKLILAFLEICKENKRA
- the trpB gene encoding tryptophan synthase subunit beta, whose translation is MKGRYGTFGGAYIPEIFVTPMQDLKKMWETVQSTPQFLAELRHVLKTYAGRPTALTEINHFAKAIGGPRIFLKREDLLHTGAHKLNNTLGQCLIAKKMGKTRVIAETGAGQHGVATATACAFMGMKCVVYMGKKDVIRQAPNVKKMKLLGAEVIPVEKGGQTLKDAINEAMRDWSQTYEESHYCLGSALGPHPYPEMVAFFQKVIGEEAKKQLLEQEKCLPDLVVACVGGGSNAIGIFAPFIEEKSVKLIGVEGGGHSNKLGEHAARFSGGSPGILHGTHSYVLQDENGQIAPTSSISAGLDYPGVGPEHAHLHETKRAAYVSVTDDEALEAFKLLSKTEGIIPALESAHALAYVMKVASRYPKDAIILVNLSGRGEKDLPDLFDRGLL
- the trpC gene encoding indole-3-glycerol phosphate synthase TrpC, which produces MENLLEKILKYKEQEVNALKEEVAANPDHPIHEILDKGRSFKKRFFEASLKEPGLAVIAEVKRKSPSEGTIGEIPSAADLAILYAEGGAAAISVLTDGPSFGGSLADLEAVREKSPLPLLRKDFTIDPIQIAEAAVSGANAVLIIVAAVKDKTKALIQEAERMGMEALVEVTNEEELTIAVAADARIIGVNNRDLKTFKVDIQTALKLKSFMPDYVASVAASGIKGPEDAKKMREAGYDAILVGQSIVESNDPRSYIKQLRGLE